The Naumovozyma castellii chromosome 2, complete genome sequence aaCAATGAGAACAATCCATCAAGACTGGATCTGGTCCCCTATCGCACAGGTTTCACTGTCACACACCATCCAATGATCCCTCCGCCCACAGATCCTGCATTGCTGCGAGAAAACGCCTTCCAAGAAACGGGAGATCTAAATATAGTCCTGAATAAAGACACATTCCGAGGGGCCGGAGGGTACAAACCTATATTGACCTACGGCTTGGGATTCTTTAATTATGGTATGACATTGGACGATGATGTATATTCCAGGACTTGGGCTGATGCTATTAGGTGCCATGTGACTCAACATTGCGTTGCGTATACTGTGATCTTTATAGTATTGGCCATTTGTTGGATCATGTTGGTGTTTATGGGGCTTAAATCAACGGAAGGAGTGGGTAAGAGGAAGTTTAGGAACGATGAAGAGGGGCAACACtcttttcatcaatatgaggatgatgaatccAAGGAGTATCATCACGTGAAGGTATAAAAAACATCAGAATCAACATCAGAAATTACGATTCCACAACTAGAATCCTGCATCAACACTGCATCTCATCATATAGTCTAATATAATGTATAAACTAAGAAATGATATAAAAGCAACCAAGAATGTTGGTATTACGTAATCGACACCCTgtcataataataaagttaCATGCATCATAGCTGCAAAAAAAGGTAACAATACGTACCTCTTGAATGCACCATGCAGCACTTCTACGGAAGAACGTGAGAGCTTCTGACCCAGTTGGTTCTTATCGGTGCCGTTTCGCTGCCTTTAAATCGACGAGATTTCCCTAATGTTTCTGGAGCGGTTTATAAGTCCTGTAGATCTGGGAACATGTCATGTACGGTACAACACCCACATTGTGCCCTTGAAAGGAACAATACATTCCTGCTGGTCCTTTCTCTTTGTTCTGGACACCCCAAAAAATGTGCACGAAAAACCTTAGATGCTTCTCTAACCGCTGAGGAAACAAAACGGAATTATCTCACCcagaaatttttcatttcgAATTTCTCGATTACTAAGACTCTCTGGACCGgcatcctcttcttcctcagGCACTTTCTTCACTGGCCGAGTCCAAAAAAGCGTATGCCGGCCCAATTTATCCTTGACACATGTCAATGTTGACCATCAGCTAGTGAAAGACCCCATTCGCGGTATTTGATGACAATGAGTATTGTTGGCAAAAAGGGTGGGAAGCTGTCCTGTTCCGACTATATAAGGAGCTCATCATTTGGATTCTTAAACgcatatttcttttttcctttattcattattcattttatatattctatattaaaatataaccattatcaaaaacaatCATCAACACAAGTTCCATACAAAAAATGTCCAGTACTCAAACATTCTTAGACGCCATTGCCAACCGTCGTACCATTTACGATCTAAAACAAGAATTACCAGCTGGTGTCAAGATCGAAGATGTTCAACACGTTATTCAAACTATTGTCAAGAATACTCCAACCGCATTAAACTCCCAAGAAAACCGTGCCATCATCTTGACCGGTGAAGCTCACAGACAAGTCTGGGACAGAGTGCTAAAATCTATCACTTCCAAGGACGGTAGAAAGAGACCAACCTCCGTTAGAGATGAAGCTTACGGTTCtgtcatcttcttcaccgATAACGAAACCACCAACGAATTCAGAAAGAAGTTCCCAGGTTTCTCCAATGCTTTCAATGATGCCGCCTACTACACCTCTGGTGCTGttcaaattgaatcatGGGCCGCTCTAGAAACTTTAGGTCTAGGTTGTCACTTGCAACATTACAACGAAGCTGTTAAGGCTGCTTTGCCATTGGATATCCCAATCTCCTGGAGAGTCCATTCTCAATTATGTTTCGGTGCTCCAGTGAAGGGGGCTCCAGCTAAGGACTTCATTGATAACCCAGTCAGAATCTTAAATTAAACAGCGATTTGAAaactaatattttttgttaATTTAGGGGAATTCAGGGTATATCACGCACACACACACAAACACATAACGGTACgtattaaataaatcataTAGACTTATTAAGATCGctttttaataattgttcATTCGCATCAAACTTTTACATAATATTGATCCGAGATCTCCGATCAGTAAAGCTAAAAATATAGTTTCAGCCAACCCCTTTTTGATATGTAACTTTGAAATACGGGCAATGCTACATATCCTAGGTACGTAGGTAACTTACATTTGGCTCCCCGGGAATCTTTCGGTGGCAAAAGAAATGTGTGTTTCTCGGAGCACATTCCTACCTACCTACCTACCGGTTTATGACGAATATGATGGTGGACCGTCGCATATTAATAAGCTTGTGTATCCATCTATCAAAAAACTGAAGCTGAAAAGACTTTTTCGCAGTGAAATCTGCCTCGAGGAATTAATAATTccttattaatttttttagGACGCGATAAAATCTCGACTGAACGCCAAGCCAAGCGAATTTCTCGAAGAATACTCTAGGGTGTTGAAACATTACAAACGTATATAAGAGACAGTGATTCAGAATGTATCTTCTAGTTCCAATTGATTCTGTTTTAGTGTTTTTAATATAAAAAACAACCACTCAATCCACTCtcatataaaaaaaatcacAAATGTCTGCCACTTTATTGAAGAACGTCGCCTCTCGTCGTACCATCTACGCCctaaaaaatgaattgcCAGCTGGCGTCACTTTGAAGGAAGTCCAAGAAACTGTTCAAGCCATCATCAAGGATACTCCAACTGCTTTCAACTCCCAAGTCAACCGTGCTGTTATCTTAACTGGTGCCACTCACAAGAAGGTTTGGGACCAAGTTGTCAAGAGCATTGACGCTGAAGATGGTAAGAAGAGACCAGCCTCTGTCAGAGACGAAGCTTACGGTTccatcattttctttactGACGATAAAGTcactgaaaaattacaagGTGATTTCCCAGCTTGGGCCGCTGCCTTCCCACAATTTGCTGACCATTCTTCTGGTGCTGCTCAAATTACCTCTTGGACTGCTTTGGAAACTTTGGGTCTAGGTGGTCATTTACAACATTACAATGGTTACGTCAAGGCAGCTTTGCCAGATAAGATCCCTGCCTCTTGGAACGTTGCCGCTCAATTGTGTTTCGGTGCCCCAGTTGAAAAGCCAGGTGCCAAGGAATACATTGACAACCCAGTTCAAATCTTCGATTAATTAGCGAATTAGCTGAGTCTAGATTTACGTTGAAATGATAGCTACGGTATAACGTTACGTTAAAATAAGGGGAAATGTCTATAAATATAGCTATATATCCGCCCTGTAAATAACGAATTCATTGATACATTCTTTTTTATATCCGCTCGTATAATAAAGTATATACCTGTAGTACCTGTACGGCCTCTTACCTACCGAACTTGGCAGATCGATGGTACCTACCAGATCTAGGGGAAATGCCAGGTATGTCGGCTTATACAAACGAGTTTACCTAAAGGGGAAAGATAGAGGCCTATAAGTCAAACTTAcgtaaaaataaaaaatagGGGGCGGGCAAACCTCGAGAAAGTTCGGAGTACACCGCTTCTACGGAGACTTCCGTGGAAAAGACAATATGATCTGATTAGGAAATTTAGACTGAAATCATTTCCTCATTTTATTAAACCTGGATCCTATTTAACAGgttttatcttcaattcaaCATGTGGCTAGCTACAGTTCCATTTGGTATAAAATGCATCGCTTTTTGCATTTGAATTAGCTATGAATTTCGTGTTTAAGTTCTTAATTGTagttttattattacaAAAAGTATACCAACAAACTAATCAGATACTATTAGGAAATATGTCATCCACTGCCACCTTTTTAAAGACCTTAAGTTCTCGTCGTACCGTCTACAGTTTAAAGCCAGCTTTACCAGCTGGTGTGACAATTAACAACATTCAAGAAGTTGTCGAAACTGTCGTAAAGCAAACTCCAACAGCTTTCAACTCCCAACCAAACCGTGCAATCATCTTGACAGGAGAAACCCATAAGAAAGTCTGGGATGCCGTAGTCAAGAATACTCCAGCTGGTGACGCTCAAAAGAGACCAGCATCTGAAAGAGATACTGCTTACGGTAccatcattttcttcagtGACGAATCCATTACCAAAAAATTACAATCTGACTTTGCTTTCTACCATGATATCTTCCCAGTTTGGGCCGCTGAAGCTTCAGGTGCCGCTCAAATTTCTACATGGACTGCTTTGGAGACTCTGGGTTTGGGTGCTAACCTACAACATTACAACGCTGCCATTGAAGCAGTCTTGCCAGAAAAGATTCcaaagaattggaagattcACAGTCAATTGTGCTTTGGTTCAGTAGATCAAGCTCCAGCTGAAAAGACTTTCGTTGAAAACAAggttgaaattttcaattgatctaTAAATTTTTACTACGCAAGTATATAGTGATtatgttttctttttacgaatattaaataaagtCAATAAAAATAGTTTATGATCGTTGTGTTctcttttttttaaaaatccATTAGACAGTCTCCAGGAACAATGCCTCTgttttcattcaaatatttagttAGTTCAATTTTCGAGAAGGTGCTTGGATCAGGTAATGAGAACACATCACCATCTCTACTGCATTTTTCAACAAGGCACCACCCATCTGTATGTGTGGCCAATATCTTGACATACTCTCCAATATGAATATCAATCTCATCTGTTAATTTAGAATCATATCTTTGGATCACTTTACaaatttgattattttctGGCGTATCGTGTGGTATAGAGGGTAGTGGTTTTAAATTGGACAAATATTCTAAATGCTTCCTTAGTTTACTTTGTCTTCTCTTTTTTCTCTTAGAATGAGATTTGATCTTGGGGTCAATTTGAATAGCTGGATTCCCTTTGTTTCGggattcattttttgatcTCTTTGGCAAGGTCAAAGTTTGAGAACTAATGGTACCATAAATGGCAGAATTTGGTCTTTGTTCTCCCTCGGTAGAGTGTGAGGAGGGATTATCAAAGGAAGTCGGTGTAATGTTTCTCTTATTTCCTTCCATCTCCAGATCAAAACCACGATTATTGAATTTCTCTAACATTGGTGAACTTTCATCTTCCACAACTTGTTTTCCCAAATGAGCATCAGAGAGGTACGATTTGCTGACATGAGAAAGGATTTTGAGATGCTTTAATTGTTTCGTTGGGAATATATTCTCATTAtctgaatttgaaagattagTCGTTGATGTGGAACCATTTTGGTCTCTAAAATAGGTGGAACTTCTCAGAAACCAGCTAGATAATGGTGATTCATATTTCCATTTACCTTTGGAAGCAGATTTAAACGTCGtattatcatctttatctTTAGATATTTCTAATTTGGAACCCATATGTGCTATATTTGGAGGTTTACAGTAAAGAAAAGTGTCTGCCTTCTCTTCCTCCATGGACAAAGATTTACTGGAAAATGGACGCTGAACAAATGCTTTTTGAGGTGTTAATATATGTTTCGGTAGTTTACTTGATATTTTATAATGAATTCTAGCCGGTGATCCGTCACCGATTGGCCAAGTGTTCTCAATCAGGTTATCTGCCCTTTTCTCACTAAAGTTTTTTCcatataatttattcatcaACCAGTTGCCGTGATCTTGGTTAGAGTCACCTTCTTTTGAAGTAAAATATGGAGATATAGGTGAGGTTGCCCTAAGAATGCTGTTTTTTCTGATATAAAAATAGACTAGAAATGCTAGCAAGGCAAAAGTGAATATTCCCACAGGCAGGCCGATTGATAACCCAATGGTCTTACCTGATGTAGATTTAGTCTGCTCTCCAGCAACATTTGGCAATATGAGATGTGTATTCAAAGTGTTTGTGTTAGTTGTCGCAATAGTGGATAAAGTTGTCTCTTTAACTGTTCTTGATAATGAACCAAGTGAGATAGACGTTAAGACTGTTTTTGAGGGCATagaatttttttctgtAGTTCGGGACATAGATGTAGCGATTTATtatcttctccttcttaGTTACCTTATATTAATGTAGTGTTAAGTATCTTTTTATGGTTAGTAGTTGTAATGAAAGAATGAACTCGGTTTTTATAAAGTAATATTGTCATCAAACCGGAGTGTCAATTGTTTCAAGCTGAATCGGTTTGAGCATTGTTTCAGATTGCGGAGTTTTGCTGGCGCGCCTAAAATGCCTGCACAAATCTCACAAGCAGTTTTCACAAGGAGACTCTCgaaaaattaaatggtTCTTGTGCTttaaaattacaaattaGAAGTCTTATGAAACTTTCTTTACATAGTGCCCTTTATAGGCAGTTGGGTTACAAAAGATATTCTGTACATGGAGAAGGTCTTAATTTTGAGAGAGAGAAATGTTCGCCCTCATAGCTTAGACTTAGTGTTGAGGACCCTGGAAATTAGGTGGTTGTGGGGGGTAGATAGGAGCAgcatttgaatttggagGGATGAAAGGtggtgatgaagaagaggacGCTGCTGCATTCTTATGATCAGGCATATGTTGTCCCCCGCTTATACTTTCTGTATAGGTAGGTGGAGCTTGTGCTTGCCCTTGAGCTTGCACAGGCACTTGTGGTTGTAAGTAAGGTTGTTGTGGGTATGGATATGGTTGATAGCCGACAGGTGCAAATGGTGGTTGTTGATATGGATAGGGTTGGTAAGGCATCTGAGGATATTGTGGTTGTCCATATGGTACTTGTGGATTTGGTGGGTACGATGCTTGAGGGTATACTCCTTGTGGATATCCCGCTTGAGGTGGATACCCTACTTGAGGTGGATACGCTCCCTGTAGATAATAAACAGGTTGACCGTAAGGTGTTTGACTCGGTTGTTGGTTTCTTTGGGCCTCTTCCTCCTTTTGCTTCTGCAATTGTTGTTCTCTTTCCTTATCTTCTCTCTCTTTTTGCTCTCTTTGACgttgttcttcttgttgacgctgttcttcttctctcCTTTTCTGTTCTTGCTGACgttgttcttcttgtctcttttgttcttcctctCTTCTTTTCTGTTCTTGCTGACgttgttcttcttgtctcttttgttcttcttctctcctcttttgttcttctttacgttgttcttcttgtctcttttgttcttcctctCTTCTCTTTTGCTCTTCTTTGCgttgttcttcttgtcttctttgttcttcttgacGTTGTTGTtcctgttgttgttgctgttgcaTTTGCTGTTGATactgttgctgctgttggTATTGTTGCTGCATCTGTTGTTGATACTGTTGTTCATCTTGACGTTTTTGTTGCATCTTCCATTGCAATTGCTGTTGCAATTGTTGGCCAACTTGCTGACCCATTTGTTGCTCCATTTGGGCTTGATATTgttgattattattattattcccCGAGGCCATATACGATGTAGCTAGAGGTAAAAAAGATGCCAGCGCCCCAATGGAATTGATATGGCTCTGACCATTTTGACcataaagaaaattggaagTCCATGAACCAGATCCAGAATTTTGATTATTACCTCCAAAGAGCCCTCTTAAATGAAACCCACCATTGTTACTGCCTGCGTCATTCATGGCTCTTGCACTGGCTGGCGGTGGTTCGAGGATGGAAGATAAGATGTTCAGTTTGTTTAATTGAGCTTGAGTAGACCCATTGCAACTGGAACGTAGAGTGTTAGTAAATGCAGTTAGATCTGTGGGTTGAAACTTTGTCACGGCACTACTATTAATAACGAAATCGGtaatttgatcaattaaCGACTCGATGGCTTCAATTTGGGTGTCATCCGGGTTGGAATTAGCTGCTGATACTAAATTCTTAATTGCCTCGGAGAAGTCATTCTTAGCAATGTTTGCCTCTGCTTTCTTGAGTAGTTTATTTGTACCCATCCTAGATTGAGTGATGATGTGTATCTGTGTGTCTAATGATACAATTTGCCGACAGCCTCGAGTGATGCAAGTGGGTGGAATTCTATTGTTTTCCCGCTGTTGATAACTTTTCTCGAAGAATACGCGctgaaatttatttgacGTGAAATGAATGATGGAAATGGCAGATCAAAACAACTTGATACAATGACAAGATAGGGTCAAACAAGGACAGAAACACAATGACATCGGTTAATGTGGAGAGGTATCAGAAGAAGATAGGTTGTTTTATTCAAATCCCGAACATTGGACGCGGTAAGTTAAAATATGTGGGACCAGTTGATACGAAACCCGGGATCTTTGTAGGTGTGGATCTACTGGCTAATATCGGTAAGAATGATGGATCCTTTCAAGGGAGAAGATATTTTGACACGGAGTATTCTAACAGTGGGCTGTTTATACAATTGCAGAAGGTTGCCTCTGTTATT is a genomic window containing:
- the NCAS0B08780 gene encoding nitroreductase family protein; translated protein: MNFVFKFLIVVLLLQKVYQQTNQILLGNMSSTATFLKTLSSRRTVYSLKPALPAGVTINNIQEVVETVVKQTPTAFNSQPNRAIILTGETHKKVWDAVVKNTPAGDAQKRPASERDTAYGTIIFFSDESITKKLQSDFAFYHDIFPVWAAEASGAAQISTWTALETLGLGANLQHYNAAIEAVLPEKIPKNWKIHSQLCFGSVDQAPAEKTFVENKVEIFN
- the NCAS0B08760 gene encoding uncharacterized protein, producing the protein MSSTQTFLDAIANRRTIYDLKQELPAGVKIEDVQHVIQTIVKNTPTALNSQENRAIILTGEAHRQVWDRVLKSITSKDGRKRPTSVRDEAYGSVIFFTDNETTNEFRKKFPGFSNAFNDAAYYTSGAVQIESWAALETLGLGCHLQHYNEAVKAALPLDIPISWRVHSQLCFGAPVKGAPAKDFIDNPVRILN
- the RNQ1 gene encoding prion domain-containing protein RNQ1 (ancestral locus Anc_1.47) — encoded protein: MGTNKLLKKAEANIAKNDFSEAIKNLVSAANSNPDDTQIEAIESLIDQITDFVINSSAVTKFQPTDLTAFTNTLRSSCNGSTQAQLNKLNILSSILEPPPASARAMNDAGSNNGGFHLRGLFGGNNQNSGSGSWTSNFLYGQNGQSHINSIGALASFLPLATSYMASGNNNNNQQYQAQMEQQMGQQVGQQLQQQLQWKMQQKRQDEQQYQQQMQQQYQQQQQYQQQMQQQQQQEQQRQEEQRRQEEQRKEEQKRREEEQKRQEEQRKEEQKRREEEQKRQEEQRQQEQKRREEEQKRQEEQRQQEQKRREEEQRQQEEQRQREQKEREDKEREQQLQKQKEEEAQRNQQPSQTPYGQPVYYLQGAYPPQVGYPPQAGYPQGVYPQASYPPNPQVPYGQPQYPQMPYQPYPYQQPPFAPVGYQPYPYPQQPYLQPQVPVQAQGQAQAPPTYTESISGGQHMPDHKNAAASSSSSPPFIPPNSNAAPIYPPQPPNFQGPQH
- the FUS1 gene encoding Fus1p (ancestral locus Anc_1.48); translated protein: MSRTTEKNSMPSKTVLTSISLGSLSRTVKETTLSTIATTNTNTLNTHLILPNVAGEQTKSTSGKTIGLSIGLPVGIFTFALLAFLVYFYIRKNSILRATSPISPYFTSKEGDSNQDHGNWLMNKLYGKNFSEKRADNLIENTWPIGDGSPARIHYKISSKLPKHILTPQKAFVQRPFSSKSLSMEEEKADTFLYCKPPNIAHMGSKLEISKDKDDNTTFKSASKGKWKYESPLSSWFLRSSTYFRDQNGSTSTTNLSNSDNENIFPTKQLKHLKILSHVSKSYLSDAHLGKQVVEDESSPMLEKFNNRGFDLEMEGNKRNITPTSFDNPSSHSTEGEQRPNSAIYGTISSQTLTLPKRSKNESRNKGNPAIQIDPKIKSHSKRKKRRQSKLRKHLEYLSNLKPLPSIPHDTPENNQICKVIQRYDSKLTDEIDIHIGEYVKILATHTDGWCLVEKCSRDGDVFSLPDPSTFSKIELTKYLNENRGIVPGDCLMDF
- the NCAS0B08770 gene encoding nitroreductase family protein (ancestral locus Anc_1.49) → MSATLLKNVASRRTIYALKNELPAGVTLKEVQETVQAIIKDTPTAFNSQVNRAVILTGATHKKVWDQVVKSIDAEDGKKRPASVRDEAYGSIIFFTDDKVTEKLQGDFPAWAAAFPQFADHSSGAAQITSWTALETLGLGGHLQHYNGYVKAALPDKIPASWNVAAQLCFGAPVEKPGAKEYIDNPVQIFD
- the NCAS0B08750 gene encoding uncharacterized protein (ancestral locus Anc_1.74), which codes for MIPPPTDPALLRENAFQETGDLNIVLNKDTFRGAGGYKPILTYGLGFFNYGMTLDDDVYSRTWADAIRCHVTQHCVAYTVIFIVLAICWIMLVFMGLKSTEGVGKRKFRNDEEGQHSFHQYEDDESKEYHHVKV